A stretch of the Halorussus salinus genome encodes the following:
- a CDS encoding DUF7122 family protein, whose amino-acid sequence MTEQSNGGPTGDAPTNDGQQFDRLPATADDREVEGRATREEVLDWWDQRFAIRPETFEEYSFWEKGKGKIWILHGEVSSPIRIEALGMKFLRTRQEHWKPTTNAVQRFGREATKNVVELTREEARRFVRGEDQELDWDGDWGYLVATHDLAGEREPLGVGLFVHGELKSLVPKGRQRDL is encoded by the coding sequence ATGACCGAGCAATCCAACGGCGGACCGACCGGCGACGCGCCGACCAACGACGGCCAGCAGTTCGACCGCCTGCCCGCGACGGCCGACGACCGCGAGGTCGAGGGGCGTGCGACCCGCGAGGAGGTGCTGGACTGGTGGGACCAGCGGTTCGCCATCCGGCCCGAGACCTTCGAGGAGTACAGTTTCTGGGAGAAGGGCAAGGGCAAGATTTGGATTCTCCACGGCGAGGTCTCGTCGCCGATTCGCATCGAAGCCCTCGGGATGAAGTTCCTCCGCACCCGGCAAGAACACTGGAAGCCGACGACCAACGCGGTCCAGCGATTCGGCCGCGAGGCGACCAAGAACGTGGTCGAACTCACCCGCGAGGAGGCCCGGCGGTTCGTCCGCGGCGAGGACCAAGAGCTAGACTGGGACGGCGACTGGGGGTATCTGGTCGCCACCCACGACCTCGCTGGCGAGCGCGAACCCCTCGGCGTCGGCCTGTTCGTCCACGGCGAACTCAAGAGTCTGGTGCCGAAGGGTCGTCAGCGCGACCTCTGA
- a CDS encoding RsmB/NOP family class I SAM-dependent RNA methyltransferase: MEKLERYEPLVEEFDAFLDACQRPLPSVVRVNTIKATPERARAALDDEGVGWTGREWSDAVLELDTDNPGSTWASYHGWIHGQEEVSAIPAEVLAPEPGERVWDACAAPGSKTTQLAALMDDEGLVVANDNNLGRLSALRFNTERLGVTNTAVTNTDSRNFSLKPFDFDSFDKALVDVPCSCEGTIRKNPTTLDDWSLNHVRSVAGVQKGILTRAIQATKEGGTVVYSTCTFAPEENEAVLDYALDAEDCRLVEFDFPLDSRPGVTEFEDESYDESVRKAKRFYPHHNDTGGFFCAKLEVTG; encoded by the coding sequence ATGGAGAAACTGGAGCGTTACGAACCGTTGGTCGAGGAGTTCGACGCTTTCCTCGACGCGTGCCAGCGCCCGCTCCCCTCGGTGGTCAGGGTCAACACCATCAAGGCCACGCCGGAGCGAGCGAGGGCGGCGTTGGACGACGAGGGCGTCGGCTGGACCGGCCGCGAGTGGTCCGACGCCGTGCTGGAGTTGGACACCGACAACCCCGGAAGCACGTGGGCGTCGTACCACGGCTGGATTCACGGCCAAGAGGAGGTCTCGGCGATTCCCGCGGAAGTTCTCGCGCCGGAACCCGGCGAGCGCGTCTGGGATGCCTGCGCCGCGCCGGGGAGTAAGACGACCCAACTCGCCGCGTTGATGGACGACGAGGGACTGGTCGTCGCCAACGACAACAACCTCGGGCGACTCTCGGCGTTGCGGTTCAACACCGAGCGTCTGGGCGTGACCAACACCGCAGTCACGAACACCGACTCGCGGAACTTCTCGCTCAAACCGTTCGACTTCGATTCGTTCGACAAGGCGCTCGTGGACGTGCCCTGCTCGTGTGAGGGAACCATCCGGAAGAACCCGACCACGCTGGACGACTGGTCGCTAAACCACGTCCGGAGCGTCGCCGGAGTCCAGAAGGGCATCCTCACTCGCGCGATTCAGGCGACCAAGGAGGGCGGCACCGTCGTCTACTCGACCTGCACGTTCGCGCCCGAGGAGAACGAGGCGGTCCTCGACTACGCGCTCGACGCGGAGGACTGCCGACTCGTGGAGTTCGACTTCCCGCTGGACTCGCGGCCCGGCGTCACCGAGTTCGAGGACGAGAGCTACGACGAGAGCGTCCGGAAGGCGAAGCGGTTCTACCCCCACCACAACGACACCGGCGGGTTCTTCTGCGCGAAACTGGAGGTGACGGGATGA
- a CDS encoding proteasome assembly chaperone family protein produces the protein MASVTVVAEDVSLDEPTLVEGLPGVGLVGKIATDHLVETFDMTYYASIDCDGLPQISVYEESGRDLRPPVRLYADEERDLVALQSDVPVSASASSDFASCISDWLEDHDATAIYMSGLPNQKEADEIPSLYGVASGDAGDRLDEQDIDLPTERGAVSGPTGALLHEAGARDLDALGLIVESDPQFPDPEAARILVEHGIAPLTGIDVGTDDLVDRAEEISEQKEQLAQRMQEAETDESSQAQPLRMFQ, from the coding sequence ATGGCATCCGTCACTGTCGTCGCCGAGGACGTGTCGCTCGACGAACCGACGCTGGTCGAGGGGCTACCGGGCGTCGGACTGGTCGGCAAGATAGCGACCGACCACCTCGTGGAGACGTTCGACATGACCTACTACGCCAGCATCGACTGCGACGGTCTCCCCCAAATCTCGGTCTACGAGGAGTCCGGCCGCGACCTCCGGCCGCCGGTCCGGCTCTACGCCGACGAGGAGCGGGACCTCGTGGCCCTCCAGAGCGACGTGCCGGTGTCGGCCTCGGCCTCCTCGGACTTCGCCTCGTGCATCAGCGACTGGCTCGAAGACCACGACGCGACGGCCATCTACATGAGTGGACTCCCGAACCAGAAGGAGGCCGACGAGATTCCGTCGCTCTACGGCGTCGCGAGCGGCGACGCGGGCGACCGACTGGACGAGCAGGACATCGACCTGCCGACCGAGCGCGGCGCGGTCAGCGGTCCCACGGGCGCGCTCCTCCACGAGGCGGGGGCGCGCGACCTCGACGCGCTCGGTCTCATCGTGGAGAGCGACCCCCAGTTCCCCGACCCGGAGGCCGCCCGCATCCTCGTCGAACACGGTATCGCACCGCTGACGGGCATCGACGTGGGCACCGACGACCTCGTGGACCGCGCCGAGGAGATAAGCGAGCAGAAAGAGCAACTCGCCCAGCGCATGCAGGAGGCCGAGACCGACGAGAGTTCCCAAGCCCAGCCGCTCAGGATGTTCCAATGA
- a CDS encoding geranylgeranyl reductase family protein translates to MTTHECDIVVVGAGTAGCYAAATAAREGYDVVIVERKDEEEAGHIACGDALKGADAFPEAIPKSQLEPSFTNTDVDHGRFEIPQENTVLEIPVPGELAVIDRWEYGRRIIEGAERAGVEFHYDTVVKDVTQREDGRVTGVRGKKKGDIQRYDADIVIDAAGSLSILQDKADLEDPTFDTNVTYSQFCSAYREIVEVEEPVPWDDALVFKPTERAAGYLWYFPRTDTEINAGLGFQMTEEPMHLVDDLRKDLQNRPEFQNATVEDKLGAALPTRRPYDSATAPGFMAVGDAAGHVNPTTGGGIAGAAYAGKYAAEAAMDAIEEGDVSEANLWEYNQHVMDHFGARYAGLDVYNIFSTAVDVDDLMGLLGALPATKLAEALYSGSANIGWWLKIQMAIKSFGHWDLVYDLYETKNLADDLIDHYEKYPSRPQGLETWQQKRDSLMEDIYETTGADPKY, encoded by the coding sequence ATGACTACCCACGAGTGCGACATCGTCGTCGTCGGAGCGGGGACGGCGGGTTGCTACGCCGCCGCGACCGCGGCACGCGAAGGCTACGATGTCGTCATCGTCGAGCGCAAGGACGAGGAGGAAGCTGGTCACATCGCCTGCGGCGACGCCCTGAAGGGTGCAGACGCCTTCCCCGAGGCCATCCCGAAGTCCCAGTTGGAGCCATCCTTTACGAATACGGACGTAGACCACGGCCGGTTCGAGATTCCCCAAGAGAACACGGTCCTCGAAATCCCGGTGCCCGGCGAGTTGGCGGTCATCGACCGCTGGGAGTACGGCCGCCGCATCATCGAGGGAGCAGAGCGCGCGGGCGTCGAGTTCCACTACGACACCGTGGTCAAGGACGTAACTCAGCGCGAGGACGGTCGTGTCACCGGCGTCCGCGGCAAGAAGAAGGGCGACATCCAGCGGTACGACGCCGACATCGTCATCGACGCCGCGGGGTCGCTGTCGATTCTGCAGGACAAGGCCGACCTCGAAGACCCGACGTTCGACACGAACGTCACCTACTCGCAGTTCTGTTCGGCGTACCGCGAAATCGTGGAGGTCGAGGAGCCGGTGCCGTGGGACGACGCCTTGGTGTTCAAGCCGACCGAGCGCGCGGCGGGCTACCTCTGGTACTTCCCGCGGACCGACACCGAAATCAACGCGGGACTGGGCTTCCAGATGACCGAGGAGCCGATGCACCTCGTGGACGACCTGCGCAAGGACCTCCAGAACCGGCCGGAGTTCCAGAACGCGACGGTGGAGGACAAACTCGGCGCGGCGCTCCCGACGCGCCGCCCCTACGACTCGGCGACTGCGCCGGGCTTCATGGCGGTCGGCGACGCGGCGGGCCACGTCAACCCGACCACGGGCGGCGGCATCGCTGGCGCGGCCTACGCGGGCAAGTACGCCGCCGAGGCCGCGATGGACGCCATCGAGGAGGGCGACGTGAGCGAGGCGAACCTCTGGGAGTACAACCAACACGTGATGGACCACTTCGGCGCGCGCTACGCCGGACTCGACGTGTACAACATCTTCTCGACCGCGGTGGACGTAGACGACCTGATGGGCCTGCTGGGCGCGCTCCCCGCCACGAAACTCGCGGAAGCCCTCTACTCGGGGTCGGCCAACATCGGCTGGTGGCTCAAGATTCAGATGGCCATCAAGTCGTTCGGCCACTGGGACCTCGTCTACGACCTCTACGAGACGAAGAACCTCGCCGACGACCTCATCGACCACTACGAGAAGTACCCGAGTCGCCCGCAGGGTCTGGAAACGTGGCAACAGAAGCGCGACTCGCTGATGGAGGACATCTACGAGACGACCGGCGCGGACCCGAAATACTAA
- a CDS encoding 2Fe-2S iron-sulfur cluster-binding protein, with protein MTEYTVEFVGTGESIEVSDKETILSKCIEEGIAQEYSCRVGMCLACSAEILEGDVTQPAARGLTDEEAEDYALTCMARPDSDLKLDRGKYPPSIEADAEALESEPAAADDD; from the coding sequence ATGACCGAGTACACCGTCGAGTTCGTCGGCACGGGCGAGAGTATCGAAGTCTCGGACAAAGAGACCATCCTCAGCAAGTGCATCGAGGAGGGTATCGCCCAAGAGTACTCCTGTCGCGTGGGGATGTGTCTGGCCTGCTCGGCGGAAATTCTGGAGGGCGACGTGACCCAGCCCGCGGCCCGCGGCCTCACCGACGAGGAGGCCGAGGACTACGCGCTGACGTGCATGGCGCGCCCCGACAGCGACCTGAAGTTGGACCGCGGGAAGTACCCGCCGAGCATCGAGGCCGACGCGGAGGCGCTGGAGAGCGAACCTGCCGCGGCCGACGACGACTGA